In Candidatus Rokuibacteriota bacterium, a genomic segment contains:
- a CDS encoding Phenylacetic acid catabolic protein — MSRRVTEAELLARIERGERIESTEEMTDGYRQSLVHLMTMQADSELAGGYGYVPWIMKAPGVDEKHVVAQIVKDEHRHAAVMYGLLGDLGVDVDAHVRAHDEAFAMRIDASADDIGTARIGADKRVNIFYYPIDTWADFIFFNFCMDRGAGHQLEDVRQCSYGPWARAIEGIFKEEKFHIRHGEYWVTKLGGDPATRAEAQATLNKWFIRTMNIFGRPGSPKNALYRKYKLKVRDNDEVRQAFAAEVKEKALAVGLTVPEWIPVWDRLPEEAQIPG; from the coding sequence ATGAGCCGGCGCGTCACGGAAGCGGAGCTTCTCGCACGGATCGAGCGCGGCGAGCGCATCGAGTCGACCGAGGAGATGACGGACGGGTACCGGCAGAGTCTGGTGCACCTCATGACCATGCAGGCCGACTCCGAGCTCGCGGGCGGCTACGGCTACGTGCCATGGATCATGAAGGCGCCTGGGGTGGACGAGAAGCACGTCGTCGCGCAGATCGTCAAGGACGAGCACCGGCACGCCGCCGTCATGTACGGGCTCCTCGGCGACCTTGGAGTGGACGTGGACGCCCACGTGCGAGCCCACGACGAAGCCTTCGCCATGCGCATCGACGCGTCGGCCGATGACATCGGCACGGCTCGGATCGGCGCCGACAAGCGCGTGAACATCTTCTACTACCCGATCGACACGTGGGCCGACTTCATCTTCTTCAACTTCTGCATGGACAGAGGGGCGGGTCACCAGCTGGAAGACGTGCGGCAGTGCTCCTACGGCCCGTGGGCGCGAGCCATCGAGGGCATTTTCAAGGAGGAGAAGTTCCACATCCGCCACGGCGAGTACTGGGTCACGAAGCTCGGCGGGGACCCCGCCACGCGGGCTGAGGCGCAGGCGACGCTCAACAAGTGGTTCATCCGCACGATGAACATTTTCGGCCGGCCCGGCTCGCCCAAGAACGCCCTCTACCGGAAGTACAAGCTCAAGGTCCGGGACAACGATGAGGTTCGCCAGGCCTTCGCGGCCGAGGTCAAGGAGAAGGCTTTAGCAGTGGGCCTCACGGTGCCCGAGTGGATCCCGGTCTGGGACCGGCTGCCCGAAGAGGCCCAGATCCCCGGGTAG
- a CDS encoding DNA-3-methyladenine glycosylase I encodes MRRRCHWARGEPEIAYHDREWGVPLRADRRLFELLILEGAQAGLSWQTVLRRRSGYRRAFAGFDPTRVARFTPAAVERILRDPGIIRHRGKIESAVGNARAFLAVRREHGSFAAYLWSSVGGSPIQNRRRAPRQVPAETALSRELSRDLRCRGFTFVGPTICYAFMQAAGLVNDHLISCFRHAEVRRLGRKPGRGQGSKRRSSLRLGRRPT; translated from the coding sequence GTGCGCCGCCGCTGTCACTGGGCCCGCGGCGAGCCCGAGATCGCCTATCACGACCGCGAGTGGGGCGTTCCGCTCCGCGCCGACCGGCGTCTGTTCGAGCTCCTCATCCTCGAAGGGGCGCAGGCGGGGCTCAGCTGGCAGACCGTGCTCCGGCGGCGGAGCGGGTACCGCCGGGCGTTCGCAGGATTCGATCCGACGCGGGTCGCGCGCTTCACGCCTGCCGCGGTCGAGCGCATCCTGCGCGATCCGGGCATCATCCGTCATCGCGGAAAGATCGAGAGCGCCGTCGGGAATGCCCGCGCCTTCCTCGCGGTCCGGCGCGAGCACGGCAGCTTTGCGGCCTATCTCTGGAGCTCGGTCGGCGGAAGCCCCATCCAGAACCGCCGGCGCGCGCCGCGCCAAGTCCCGGCCGAGACGGCGCTCTCGCGCGAGCTGAGCCGCGATCTGCGGTGTCGCGGATTCACTTTCGTGGGCCCCACGATCTGCTACGCCTTCATGCAGGCGGCCGGGCTCGTCAACGACCACCTGATCTCGTGCTTCCGCCACGCGGAGGTGCGGCGCCTCGGGCGGAAACCGGGCAGGGGACAAGGGAGCAAACGAAGAAGCTCCTTGAGGTTGGGCCGCCGCCCGACTTAG
- a CDS encoding tetratricopeptide repeat protein: MNVLDWLREQPWTRWVVLGLGAVIVVGLGWAGWSAWKSRYESQGSMAFAQARTLVAQAQTPGAAADARERAEKALQAVIADYPRLSSVAQAAYLLGSLRFGAAQYPQARSSFELARAKAGSGSLAALSGLDIGYCWEAEKNYDAAEKAYLSVISGAKPKDFLYEEAMVDAARAQELGGKRAAAVETYQRLLKDLPDTRRAEEIRSRVASLQAPAKP; this comes from the coding sequence ATGAACGTTCTCGACTGGCTTCGGGAGCAGCCCTGGACTCGCTGGGTCGTCCTTGGCCTGGGCGCCGTCATCGTCGTGGGTCTCGGGTGGGCCGGCTGGTCGGCTTGGAAGAGCCGCTACGAGTCCCAAGGGAGCATGGCGTTCGCCCAGGCGCGGACCCTCGTGGCCCAGGCACAGACTCCCGGTGCCGCCGCCGACGCCCGCGAGCGTGCCGAGAAGGCGCTGCAGGCCGTCATCGCGGATTATCCGCGCCTGTCCTCGGTTGCCCAGGCTGCCTATCTCCTGGGAAGCCTCCGCTTCGGCGCTGCTCAATATCCTCAGGCCCGCTCGAGCTTCGAGCTGGCCCGCGCCAAGGCCGGCTCCGGCAGCCTGGCAGCGCTTTCCGGTCTTGATATCGGCTATTGCTGGGAGGCCGAGAAGAACTACGATGCCGCTGAGAAGGCATACCTATCAGTGATTAGCGGCGCCAAGCCTAAGGACTTCCTCTATGAGGAGGCCATGGTCGACGCTGCCCGCGCTCAGGAGCTCGGAGGAAAGCGGGCCGCGGCCGTGGAGACGTATCAGCGCCTGCTCAAAGACCTGCCGGACACTCGCCGCGCCGAGGAGATCCGCTCCCGCGTAGCGAGCCTTCAGGCACCAGCCAAGCCCTGA
- a CDS encoding hotdog fold thioesterase, with amino-acid sequence MTSFPEDSSVPAELRTRIQDDPWTRALGVQFLALGRGFCRLGLTVQPHMVNFQGYPHGGVIFSLADIAFGAACNSHGEPAVALIMTISFLTAVPAGSRLVAEAREIKQGRRAGFYQVDVTSEMGALVAQVHCVAHRMLSLEVPGEG; translated from the coding sequence GTGACATCGTTCCCCGAGGACTCCTCCGTCCCGGCGGAACTCAGGACCCGGATCCAGGACGACCCCTGGACCCGCGCGCTCGGCGTACAGTTCCTGGCCCTGGGCCGTGGCTTCTGCCGCCTGGGGCTGACCGTGCAGCCCCACATGGTCAATTTCCAGGGCTATCCCCACGGCGGGGTCATCTTCTCCCTGGCGGACATCGCCTTCGGCGCGGCGTGCAACTCCCACGGCGAGCCCGCCGTCGCGCTCATCATGACCATCAGCTTCTTGACCGCCGTGCCGGCCGGGTCACGGCTCGTTGCCGAAGCCCGGGAGATCAAACAGGGCAGGCGGGCAGGCTTCTACCAGGTGGACGTGACGAGCGAGATGGGGGCGCTGGTGGCCCAGGTCCACTGCGTGGCCCATAGGATGCTGTCGTTGGAGGTGCCCGGCGAGGGGTGA
- the miaB gene encoding tRNA (N6-isopentenyl adenosine(37)-C2)-methylthiotransferase MiaB has translation MPKLHLITYGCQMNEYDSERVAGLLKRERYELTEVAEEADLILLNTCAIREKAEDKVFSRLGQLRTLKQQRPEILIGVMGCMAQLWQGKILERAPQVDLVFGSAAVARVGELVEQARAAGAPIVEVREAPLVKLTAKPDRPGQIKAFVTVMEGCEKFCTFCVVPVTRGRERSHPPEAVLAEVRELAAAGVREVTLLGQTVNAYGRDLTPATDLSALLERIDEVEGIERIRFTTSNPYNLTARLIRAIRDVPKVVEYLHLPLQSGSDQVLERMNRGYTAARYLELIAELTETVPGIALSTDLIVGFPGETDQDFERTVDVVERVRYDNVFAFRYSRRPGTAAADMSDQVPDDVKASRNARILEVATRVGAERSRALEGRVRPVLVDGRSRKDPGELTGRTRCNRAVNFDAHGRDLLGTVVPVLVTRALSHSLRGELAGAGAPAAAPGVTQGRVLAAAV, from the coding sequence ATGCCAAAACTCCACCTGATCACCTACGGCTGCCAGATGAACGAATACGACTCCGAACGCGTCGCGGGTCTGCTCAAGCGTGAGCGCTACGAGCTCACCGAGGTGGCTGAGGAAGCCGACCTCATCCTGCTTAACACGTGCGCGATCCGCGAGAAGGCGGAGGATAAGGTCTTCTCGCGCCTGGGGCAGCTCCGAACGCTGAAGCAGCAGCGGCCCGAGATCCTGATCGGCGTGATGGGCTGCATGGCGCAGCTCTGGCAGGGGAAGATCCTGGAGCGTGCGCCCCAGGTAGATCTGGTATTCGGTTCCGCCGCGGTCGCGCGTGTCGGCGAGCTGGTCGAGCAGGCACGGGCGGCGGGCGCGCCGATCGTGGAGGTCCGCGAGGCGCCGCTGGTCAAGCTGACCGCCAAGCCCGACCGCCCGGGGCAGATCAAGGCCTTCGTCACGGTGATGGAGGGGTGCGAGAAGTTCTGCACCTTCTGTGTCGTGCCGGTGACGCGGGGGCGCGAGCGCAGCCATCCGCCGGAGGCCGTCCTGGCGGAGGTGCGTGAGCTGGCGGCGGCGGGGGTGCGCGAGGTGACTCTCCTCGGGCAGACGGTCAACGCCTATGGCCGGGACCTCACGCCGGCGACCGACCTGTCGGCGCTCCTGGAGCGGATCGACGAGGTCGAAGGCATCGAGCGCATCCGCTTCACCACCTCGAACCCCTACAACCTGACCGCCCGCCTCATCCGCGCCATCCGCGACGTTCCGAAGGTGGTCGAGTACCTGCACCTGCCGCTCCAGTCGGGCTCAGATCAAGTCCTCGAGCGTATGAACCGCGGCTACACCGCCGCGCGCTACTTGGAGCTCATCGCCGAGCTCACGGAGACGGTGCCCGGCATCGCGCTCTCGACCGATCTCATCGTGGGGTTTCCCGGCGAGACGGATCAGGACTTCGAGCGGACGGTCGACGTCGTCGAGCGCGTCCGGTACGACAACGTCTTCGCTTTCCGCTACTCTCGGCGCCCCGGCACGGCCGCCGCCGATATGAGTGACCAGGTGCCGGACGACGTCAAGGCGAGCCGAAACGCGCGCATCCTCGAGGTCGCGACCCGTGTCGGCGCCGAGCGCAGCCGGGCGCTCGAGGGCCGGGTGCGCCCTGTGCTGGTGGACGGCCGCTCCCGCAAGGACCCGGGCGAGCTGACGGGACGCACCCGGTGCAACCGCGCGGTCAACTTCGACGCCCACGGTCGCGATCTTCTGGGCACCGTGGTGCCCGTGCTCGTCACCCGGGCGCTGTCGCACAGCCTCCGCGGCGAACTGGCCGGCGCCGGCGCCCCCGCCGCCGCCCCCGGCGTCACCCAAGGCCGCGTGCTCGCGGCGGCGGTCTAG
- a CDS encoding bifunctional nuclease family protein: MWLEMKVKGLALDPLSNMPIIILRDEEEKRSLPIWVGLFEANAIALELEKISTARPMTHDLIKNILEALDARVVKVEVNDLRENTFFAVIHLQLGSAEITVDSRPSDAIALALRVSAPIFVDEEVVAKAKNVEVAKEQELGGSKTDDQAKIKEWLDSIKPGDFGKIERGRDPNAPDD; the protein is encoded by the coding sequence ATGTGGCTCGAGATGAAGGTCAAGGGGCTGGCGCTGGACCCTCTCTCCAACATGCCGATCATCATCCTGCGCGACGAGGAGGAGAAGCGCTCGCTGCCCATCTGGGTCGGCCTCTTCGAGGCCAACGCCATCGCGCTCGAGCTCGAGAAGATCTCGACGGCGCGGCCCATGACGCACGACCTGATCAAAAACATCCTCGAGGCGCTCGACGCCCGCGTGGTCAAGGTCGAGGTCAACGACCTCCGGGAGAACACCTTCTTCGCGGTCATCCACCTCCAGCTGGGATCGGCCGAGATCACCGTGGACTCGCGCCCGTCGGACGCCATCGCGCTCGCGCTCAGGGTGTCGGCCCCGATCTTCGTGGACGAGGAAGTCGTGGCCAAGGCCAAGAATGTCGAGGTCGCCAAGGAGCAGGAGCTCGGCGGCAGCAAGACCGACGACCAGGCGAAGATCAAGGAATGGCTCGATTCCATCAAGCCGGGAGACTTCGGCAAGATCGAGCGCGGCCGTGATCCCAACGCTCCGGATGACTAG
- a CDS encoding acetyl-CoA carboxylase carboxyltransferase subunit alpha — translation MPEELEFERPLLELENRIAELRASDDAQAARDEIGRLDERLKRLQQKVYGGLTPWQRAQLARHPKRPHTLDLFRLLLEDFVELHGDRVFGDDKAIVGGLARFEGDPVVAIGHQKGRDTRENIARNFGMPHPEGYRKALRLMELGAKFRKPIITFIDTPGAYPGLGAEERGQAEAIARNLREMAGLGTPIVCVVTGEGGSGGALAIGVANRVLMLEHAIYSVISPEGCAAILWGEATKAPEAAALMRITAPDLLKLGVIDGIVPEPTGGAHRNWEGTAENLRGPLRDALWELRSRTPEELVAERYEKFRKIGVFEESA, via the coding sequence ATGCCGGAAGAGCTTGAGTTCGAGCGGCCGCTCCTGGAGCTCGAGAACCGTATCGCAGAGCTCCGCGCCTCGGACGACGCGCAGGCCGCGCGCGACGAGATCGGCCGTCTCGATGAGCGCCTGAAGCGCCTCCAGCAGAAGGTCTACGGCGGCCTGACCCCGTGGCAGCGGGCCCAGCTCGCCCGGCATCCGAAGCGGCCCCACACGCTCGACCTGTTCCGCCTTCTCCTCGAGGATTTCGTCGAGCTGCACGGAGATCGCGTCTTCGGCGACGACAAGGCCATCGTGGGTGGGCTCGCGCGCTTCGAGGGCGACCCGGTCGTGGCCATCGGCCATCAGAAGGGGCGCGACACCCGGGAGAACATCGCGCGCAACTTCGGCATGCCGCACCCCGAGGGATACCGCAAGGCCCTGCGCCTCATGGAGCTCGGGGCCAAGTTCCGCAAGCCCATCATCACGTTCATCGACACGCCCGGCGCTTACCCGGGGCTCGGCGCGGAAGAGCGCGGCCAGGCCGAAGCCATCGCGCGCAACTTGAGAGAGATGGCCGGCTTGGGCACACCGATCGTCTGCGTCGTGACGGGCGAAGGGGGGAGCGGCGGGGCCCTCGCCATCGGCGTGGCGAATCGCGTCCTGATGCTCGAGCACGCGATCTACTCCGTCATCTCCCCCGAGGGCTGCGCGGCCATCCTCTGGGGCGAGGCCACGAAAGCGCCCGAGGCCGCGGCGCTCATGCGCATCACGGCGCCAGATCTGCTCAAGCTCGGTGTCATCGACGGCATCGTGCCCGAGCCGACCGGCGGCGCCCACCGGAACTGGGAGGGGACGGCCGAGAACCTCCGCGGCCCGCTCCGGGACGCCCTCTGGGAGCTCCGCTCGCGCACGCCCGAGGAGCTGGTCGCCGAGCGCTACGAGAAGTTCCGCAAGATCGGCGTGTTCGAGGAGAGCGCCTGA
- a CDS encoding glycosyltransferase, whose amino-acid sequence MRIGLFTNNYLPFRGGVTTAVETLRQGLEAQGHRAWVFAPASSAPHDDPAFVFRYPSVPAPTYPGFALPLPFSRRWSRAALELDLDIFHAQHPFLLGVTARRLARSQGRPLVFTYHTRYEKYAHYVPLPESLVASLAVRLASRFASSADLVIAPSAGIAESLADLGVRAPIAVVPTGVPLELFRPGDRGEARRALGLDEDAPLCLYVGRLDREKSVERVIDAFGSIALAVSGARLLLVGQGSHEAALKRLAAASPARSAIRFAGSVAREELPPYYQAADLFLFSSETETQGLVLAEAHACGLPSVAVRASGVDEVVRDGETGLLTKADVEELADAAIGLLLDAPRRSAMALAARALAASDFSAARQVEVMAGHYRRLLGGSA is encoded by the coding sequence ATGCGCATCGGCCTGTTCACGAACAACTATCTGCCGTTCCGCGGGGGTGTCACCACCGCGGTAGAGACGCTGCGGCAGGGGCTCGAGGCGCAGGGACATCGGGCCTGGGTCTTCGCGCCCGCGTCGAGCGCGCCCCACGACGATCCCGCCTTTGTCTTCCGCTACCCCTCGGTGCCCGCGCCGACCTATCCGGGCTTCGCCCTGCCGCTGCCCTTCTCGAGGCGCTGGAGCCGCGCGGCGCTGGAGCTCGACCTCGACATCTTCCACGCCCAGCATCCGTTCCTCCTCGGCGTGACGGCTCGTCGACTCGCCCGCTCCCAAGGCCGCCCGCTCGTCTTCACCTACCACACCCGCTACGAGAAGTACGCCCACTACGTGCCGCTCCCGGAGTCCCTGGTCGCCTCGCTCGCGGTCAGGCTCGCCTCCCGCTTCGCCAGCTCCGCGGATCTCGTGATCGCCCCCTCGGCCGGGATCGCCGAGAGCCTCGCGGACCTCGGCGTGCGCGCGCCGATCGCCGTCGTGCCTACGGGGGTGCCGCTCGAGCTGTTCCGTCCGGGTGATCGGGGGGAGGCGAGGCGAGCTCTCGGCCTGGACGAGGACGCCCCGCTGTGCCTCTACGTCGGCCGCCTGGATCGCGAGAAGAGCGTGGAGCGCGTGATCGACGCCTTCGGCTCCATCGCCCTGGCCGTGTCGGGGGCGCGGCTCCTTCTCGTGGGGCAGGGAAGCCACGAGGCGGCCCTCAAGCGCCTGGCCGCGGCAAGCCCTGCGCGCTCCGCCATCCGTTTCGCCGGCTCGGTCGCCCGGGAAGAGCTGCCGCCGTACTACCAGGCGGCCGACCTCTTCCTCTTCTCCTCCGAGACCGAGACCCAGGGTCTCGTGCTGGCCGAGGCGCACGCCTGCGGGCTGCCCTCCGTCGCGGTCCGCGCCTCGGGCGTCGACGAGGTCGTGAGGGATGGAGAGACCGGTCTTCTGACGAAGGCCGATGTCGAAGAGCTGGCCGACGCGGCCATCGGACTCCTGCTGGACGCTCCCCGGCGAAGCGCCATGGCGCTCGCCGCGCGCGCTCTCGCGGCGAGCGATTTCTCCGCGGCGCGCCAGGTCGAGGTCATGGCCGGGCACTACCGGCGTCTCCTGGGCGGTTCCGCGTGA
- a CDS encoding polymer-forming cytoskeletal protein produces the protein MGAPLDPGRGVLGSGLSLRGEITGEGDFHIYGRFEGEIDVSGRVVVSETAQVDANINAASIVIAGKVRGNLSASTHLDILPTGVLTGTLKAGSFSAAEGSSVKGEIWLERAEPARVSDAGPDDENAR, from the coding sequence GTGGGCGCCCCTCTCGATCCGGGCCGTGGCGTCCTCGGCAGCGGGCTTTCGCTCCGAGGCGAGATCACAGGCGAAGGGGATTTCCACATCTACGGGCGCTTCGAGGGCGAGATCGACGTGTCGGGCCGCGTGGTGGTGTCGGAGACGGCTCAGGTCGACGCCAATATCAACGCGGCCTCGATCGTCATCGCGGGTAAGGTGCGCGGCAACCTCTCGGCCAGCACGCACCTCGACATCCTTCCCACCGGCGTCCTGACCGGCACCCTCAAGGCCGGCAGCTTCTCGGCCGCCGAGGGATCTTCCGTCAAAGGCGAGATCTGGCTCGAGCGCGCGGAGCCCGCGCGCGTCAGCGACGCGGGCCCGGACGACGAGAACGCCCGATGA